The genomic region tattttctgcatAAATATTTCAATGGAGTGTTGAACTTAACATTTTGTAGTTGTTGTATTTGGGTCGTGACTACCCTAAAGGATATGACTACTTTCGTGCTCGTCTAAAGGCAGCATTTATGAAGAATAAGGAAGTGACTGAACCAGCTCAGCTGGAGGTGTTGTTAGCTAGAGGTCAGTATATCATTAAAGAACTAGAAGCACTCTACATGTTGAAGAAGTACCGTACGTTGAAGAAACGATACTATTCTGAACAGTGAGTTTTAAGACCTGAGAAAATCAAAGAATATGAAACTTAGATTGAACGTAACAAGTGGTCTGATGAGCCTTTGTATACACATGAAATGTTGGAGCCCTTTCCATAAGGCTCAGTTGAAAACAGTGGTCACGTACCTGCTGTCTTCAGGATTTTTACTGTGTAGGGTAAGAATGTACAACTTGTTAACTGATCTTTGTGTGAAGAACTAATGGTAATGATTTTTAGTGATGGTTCAGGTTATTAGTGGTTTTCAAGATCAAGAATGTGATCACCTGATTAAAACAAACTCATTCTGTTTGTGGTCAACAGTAGAATTAGGCTGTTTTACATCAATCTTGCTCCTATGACTTTAAACTGTAAATTGTACAACATGGATAGATGCATTAGAATAAtactaaaaaagaaattatgttgCTCACAAACTTCAGTATTTCATTGGAAAaaatttttgaaagaaatatttttaacagatttGAGTTAAAATTCATTTCAAGGGTTTTGATATGTAATTATCTCTAACTCAGATGGTTGTTgtgctattttaatattttgtttagaatgATGCCttaattattataagtttgtaaaaaaaacatcttttaaaatgtgtttacaaaatTCTGGTTATTGTTTAGGGTGATATCTTCTAGTACTAAATTCATCTGTTATTTGTACCTGTTACTATCAGTTGTTTTTAAATACCTCTCGTGAAGTTAATAATTTGCCGTGTAAAATTGATCTTGTAATTTCATAACTTTTGGTAAAGTTTAAACAATGTATGACCACTTGTAAAGTAGTTAAAGCTAGTTTGGACCATGCATTtcatatctgtttttataactatatatatttgttctgTGGCTTAGAATTTTGCTTGAGACACTATGCATATTCTACaatgtcaaaaaaataaaaaaaataattttacgtttccaaaaaaaaaacaagtcatTGTTTTATAGTCGTGTCATATAGTAATATAACCTATCAAGTCAATGTTGAAACCTTACCATATAGTCGTGTCATATAGTAATATAACCTATCAAGTCATTGTTGAAACCTTACCATATAGTCGTGTCATATAGTAATATAACCTATCAAGTCATTGTTGAAACCTTACCATATAGTCGTGTCATATAGTAATATAACCTATCAAGTCAATGTTGAAACCGTATAGTCATGCCATTATAGTAATATAACCATTATGAAATTAGCTGCAGGTACTAATTTGAGCTTAATTTCTTCTGTTCTTTTATGGACttgtatagattttttttataattgataaAAATACTAGATTTTTAGTCTTATAAAACTGGGTGTAAACTATTGGAATGGCTTACTAACAGATACATATAAGTGTCTTTTTAACTGTCACAATATGACTTTTGAAAGCAAAGAATTTAGAAAGGAAAAAGCaacatattgttataatttttgatCTTGAATACTACCAGGTTCTTATAATTGAACACTTGGCTCTGTGGAAGACACAAAGAAATATTGTGcaagtaataaacaaaatgtcCATTAGTGACAAGCAGAAAATTGAGGTTCCTTGTTTGAATTTACCGATCTCATCCATAATTAGAACTTGACCCTATATAGTTAAGGGTCCTTGTATATAAAACTGACTGGGAGTGGTCCCATTCTACAATGACTAGAGTATTCTTGCTTGTTGTTTACATGTTAAATGCATGAAAATGAATGCAATCTTAAGAATAAGAACAACACAGCATTTAAACAAGTCCGGAATGTTAATGTATCAGCAAGAAATGAATTCTAATTATTGATAATTTTCTAACAATTTTTAAGAAGAACTTGTTAggtaaaaattaatagtttaaatttaCAGAGATTATAACCTTTCATTTTAATTCAGTGGCTTCCATTCAGAATTTGTTTCTTAGAAAGAGCTTTATAGATGTGGTGCTAAAGGCTCCTGTGTCTATAAATATCATCTGGCCATATTTCccaagtttttgttttacaagtatGTCTAAAGTAGTACAGTTTTAAGGTTATCCAGATTATTTGTACCAGCAAACAATCATAAAGAGGAATAATTTTGGTAAGGGCTAAAGCCACCCCACCCCCCTCCTGCAATATTGAAAGAAAGCCCCTACTAATGTGTAGGGAAATGATTTTTAAGTATGGCTACTAatttttacagttaattttatcaaaattttcacAAGGTTTATGTATTCTTACTGAAAGAACctcattttaatgataaaaactgCCAAgagaaaaaaacgaaaacaactcACCCCAGAAATCATAAAACTTTTCAATTTCAATCTGCTTTGAAGTAATTCTTAGTACTGAAGAgtgaaagtaaacattttagaCCTCTATCTCATTTGTGAAGACAGCCTAGAATAGCTTTAAGCTATTTTTACATCATGTACATGTATAATTGAGTACACGTATAAAGTTTGTTAGAATTTTTATCTATACATTTTACTGTGAATTTGTGATAATGAGTAATCTTTGGACATTTTCCAACTTCCCCAAAATTTTCTAGGatggatattatttattaatgttccttatttccagaaaataatatcattaaaataatgggaAAAAACGTTTCCcagtaatattaatttattgaaaatggaaATACTTAAGTTTAAATAGTTTACCCTGTGTAACTTTGAATAAATGAATATTGCTAATGACATAAAAACAAATTGGGAGAGGTTCTTTTTTTGACAAATACTTACCTGGTGATTTTGTTCATTATGACTGAAAAGCTAATATTCTTTATAGAGTATAAAGAATTTTTGAATGTAGATTTTGTTTGTGCTACAAATATGTGAGTTTGTTGAGAAGTTCCATAGAACTTGTTTTTTAAGGGTAGTGGTTTATAGAGGGTTTTGTGATTTGTCTTttagaaacatttgtaaaaaaaatgtaaaaataaaaaaataaagtaattcttttgttgttcttgtgtTGAAATGTGAGATTAAGTATGAAATACAAGTTGGAAGCTGTGGGAAATGATATTGTGACTTCAACATTAGATTTTTTATGagactttttattataatatcaagTTTTGGCTGTTACACTCTTTATATAATAgtgtacataaaaacaaacaaacagtgtcatTGACCTAGGGAACTCTGTAGTTCATTCACTTCAGGATGTTTTGTCTTTATAggatatacattttgttttattaaaagtggGATAGTTTCTGAGAGTCCTTCATGtttgataatattaatttctCATCTCTATTTTAAAGGAAGAGTCCACACATATTTCACATCTCTATTCCATTTTACAGGTTGAGTCTACAAACATTTCCCAACTCTGTTTTAACGATTGAGTCCATACTTATTTCAAAcctctactttattttataggTAGTCCATACCTATTTCATatctctacttcattttaaaggTAGAGTCCATATCTATTTCATATCTCTACTCCATTTTATAGGTAGAGTCCATATCTATTTCATATCTCTACTCCATTTTATAGGTAGAGTCCATATCTATTTCATATCTCTACTCCATTTTATAGGTAGAGTCCATATCAATTTCATATATCTACTTCATTTTAAAGGTAGAGTTCATATCTATTTCATATCTCTACTTCATTTTATAGGTAGAGTCCATGGAGATCTCTAGTTTCTTGTTTTCATCCTGTTTGTGAATgagctttgttgttttttttctgtctgattttcaagttttattaaattagatGTActttaacacaagttttgtttcagcaactttattacaaaaatactatgtttaaaagttaagtgattttgttgaaaatattatcaaatgtGAAGGTCATCTGGTTCTCAGAGATTAAACAGGGAtgtgtttttctttgtgtttttggCTTATCTCTTAATTTGCTTCTTGTACAACTTGGTTTCAGTAGAATGCTGATTTTCGTTTACTTTTATCAATTCTTCTGTATTTACCACTATGATCCTCATGAACCTAGGATTGggtttttttaaaaagtaaccaGACTTGTTTTGAGCATTTACCAGTCTGGAATGTTTCCTCATTTTGTCATTTTATCTTAGGTTTCTGTGATCTCACTTTTCACCCTCTTAGTGTTTTATGGAggatattttctattatttttattagtggtACCTGTCACTTTGTATTTTTCTACACAACTTCTTTCTTACTTTAGCCTACTAACTGTGAAATATCTTGTAATAGTTTTGTCTTACTTTAGCATACTAACTGTGAAATATCTTGTAATAGTTTTGTCTTACTTAAGCCTACTAACTGTGAAATATCTTGTAATAGTTTTGTCTTACTTAAGCCTACTAACTGTGAAATATCTCATGAAATTTGTCTTACTTTAGCCTACTAACTGTGAAATATCTCGTAATATTTTTGTCTCACTTTAGCCTAGTAATAaacttattaactttaaaaaacaaactcttctatAATCAACATATTAACTTGTAGAAGCGATTTTCTCTGTAATTTCCATATTAACTGGTAGAAGCGATTTTCTCTGTAATTTACGTATTAACTTGTAGAAGCGATTTTCTCTGTAATTTACGTATTAACTTGTAGAAGCGATTTTCTCTGTAACTTACATATTAACTGACTTCTCTATAACCAACTCTTTAGCTTGGGGCagtaaatattggtaatttagGTCACCTAGGCCTATTTGTGGGTGAAAGGTGAGACGGTCAGTGTGATGTGTCACAGTTTCTACATGTCGCAGTCACACCAGTTACTGATATAATAGTTTTGCTGTTTAATAACTAAACAGTGTTTTACAGTTTTCTGGTACATGAACTTGGATCGAATGATTGTTATTCGTTTATATTCTTTTGTTGGAAATCATCTGAATTGATTTCATATTGAAAATGAACATAGCTGTCGAAATTTCTAAATGATTTTTAGTTTGTTACTCTGTTACATAGTGAAGTTGGATACACGTGGCATAAAACAAAGAATGTTTAAAGGTTGGATTCTCTTGAACttgcgtgttttttttaaattccttgtTGATTGGTCGGTTATGATCTGTGTTGTGAAGGAAAAATGTCGTTTATAATAGCGATTAACACGTATTTTATGAAACACTTTGAATGGTAAAGATACTAGCTTCATTTGTTAGTGTTATTTTTTCACTTTATCAGGGTACGTACCGTATAAATTTTGCGTTTACAATTATTCCATTTTGCTCTGTGGGTAAAGAAGTCAAGGATACTTGTATCTGATAAACTGATCTTGTTCTCATTATGATTACGTATTTGACTCCGTCTGACTTCACTTCACAATGCAACTCCCTCGTGCCAAAAATTGAACTGAACCTgtttttcgatttatttatttttcttgtgaaCTTGGAATAATTTCAACCAGTCATACAAGTGTGGCCTAGCTATTTGTAAACTTGATCCGTTATTTGATTCAGATTTTATGATAAACAATTCTAAGGAATTTTAACTTTTCTAAGTAATTTTTGTTACATGCgtgtgtatttaaaaattaaacacagagtggtttttgaataataaaaaatacttctgtttccgcaatatatatattttttgtaaaaaaacaaccttaaGATACTTCGGTTATTTCATATTGAATATCTGTACCCTTTGAATCTCTGATAGCACAatcttattagaaaaaaaaaatgcatatttcaaCAGTATTTATCTGACATAATAGGTATGGAAACAACGATTTTAAGCACGGGAATTTTATTGGTAGCGAAAATTTTGCCGAAAGCAACCCAGTCTGTAAAGGTCGTAAAAGCTGCAGACAAGCTTCCATAATAGTATTGGCAAACTCTTTAAATAATCGTAATAACTACTCGGTTATAACAGTACttggaaaatgtaatattttattaacacacaGCAGGCCATTTAGGTGAACAGAAACAGTAATTCATGGTTTCAACAAAATAGCACAACTGTTGGATTATTCATATTGAGACCAAGGCGTAAGATATAAACTACTGCAATTCAGTTTTCCACCACTAAACAACCAGATGGATTTCCAACTTCTTACGAGAAGAAACAGCGAGGATTGCAAtcagaaatgtaatataaaatgttatcataTTATCAGCAGGTGTACCGCAGTGGTATGTGTAAGCCCTCTGTTATACATTCTGTTTGTAAACAACAGACCCTTCCTAAAATTAACGCATAATATAGTATCCCAATTACCCTAACGACATTGCCGTCTCGAGCACACGTCAGAAGCTCCAACTGGCGGTGTCGAATGTTCAAACCACtctcaataatataacaaattagGGAAGCATGTCGAGTTATACTTAATGAAACAAAATCTTAAGGAATTCTGTTTTACAGAAAAATGTATcgcaaaagaaaataaatatgtacGAAACGGAAGTGAAATTCTTAAGAACAGCTAACTTCCTGGGTGATTAAGTATAATATTCAACTACCATTGCCTGAtcatattaaagtaatattaactaaaatttaCAGAAGATTTCTTTGCTTAAGAAAGACAGGTAGCGTAATGAAGGTACACTTAGTGAAAATATTAATGTCCATATATATAAAGCATTCATACGCCTAATATAATAGAATTTACACATGATTACTGTCAACATATCGCACATCCTGTGTAGTCACATTCTAAGTGCAGAAAAACAAGCAATTAGAATAATTTTTCGGCTCCCTCGATATACCCTACTTTAatacattagaaaaataaataaaacgacgAATATCACAGAACGTATACTAAAATTCcggataaataaacaaaaattaatcaacCACACTGAATTAACGAAGCAATTTCCATCGTGAGCCGTTACCCGCGATACTTGGCAACGATCCATTGCATTGCTAAACACGATACATAATAGTTAACCATATGTACATGTTTTCTCATTAGAAATGCCtaagcgtgctaaggcgtgctactcgtgatctgagggtcgcgggttcgtattcccgttgcgccaaacatgctcgccctttcagccgtgggggcgttataatgtgcagtcaatcccactattctttggtaaagagtagcccaagagttggcggtgggtggtgataactagctgccttacctctagtcttacactgctaaattagggacggctaccacagatagccctcgagtagctttgtgcgaaattcgaaaacaaacaaacaaatttgccCCCTAGCGGCTCAGCAGTATATCTGTCGGATAATAATGCTAAAAGCCGAGTTTTAGTATTCGAAGTAGGTATAGCACAActagcccattgtatagcattttgctcaataacaaacagtttaaactgaatattatttctCGAGCCTTGGGACAACTTATTTTTACCTTGAAAATATGAGGTTGGTTTCGTTACGAAGTAGAGTTAATCATAGATGCAAATAAGATTTGTGTTTGTATCAGTTAGGAGGaagtaaattattttaggtaTGCCATTGTGAAgaataaatgattatttataattttcgaaTACCCCACAACGGGTTATGCGGAGGGTGTGTGATTATCACTATACAATTatctatttatgtaaataatacacGTGTAGTTACCACTAGACTATTATCtattcatataaataatatacatgtagtTACCACTAGACTATTATCtattcatataaataatatacatgtagtTACCACTAGACTATTATCTATTCATGTAAATAATACGTGTAGTTACCACTAGACTATCATCTATTCATGTAAATAATACACGTGTAGTTACCACTAGACTATTATCTATTCATGTAAATAATACACGTGTAGTTACCACTAGACTATTATTTATTCATGTAAATAATACACGTGTAGTTACCACTAGACTATTATCTATTCATGTAAATAATACCGTGTAGTTACCACTAGACTATTATCtattcatataaataatatacgCGTAGTTACCACTAGACTATTAtctattcatataaataaaatacgcGTAGTTACCACTAGactattatttattcatataaataatatacgCGTAGTTATCACTAGactattatttattcatataaataatatacgTGTAGTTACCACTAgactattatttttcatataa from Tachypleus tridentatus isolate NWPU-2018 chromosome 1, ASM421037v1, whole genome shotgun sequence harbors:
- the LOC143238096 gene encoding electron transfer flavoprotein regulatory factor 1-like; translated protein: MGSYRSRVIQLYKNLLYLGRDYPKGYDYFRARLKAAFMKNKEVTEPAQLEVLLARGQYIIKELEALYMLKKYRTLKKRYYSEQ